In Cucurbita pepo subsp. pepo cultivar mu-cu-16 chromosome LG04, ASM280686v2, whole genome shotgun sequence, the following are encoded in one genomic region:
- the LOC111794068 gene encoding callose synthase 9-like isoform X1 produces MVREMDVILRHEIAQPAKSCESKDGVSFLDQVIFPLYEVMAAEAENNNNGRAPHSSWRNYDDFNEYFWSLRCFELSWPWHKGKSFFQKPTPKSKNMLGRSRHQGKTSFVEHRTFLHLYHSFHRLWIFLVMMFQALTIVAFNNGNFNMKTLLEVLSLGPTFVVMKFIGSVLDILMMYGAYSTSRRLAISRIFLRFLWFSIASASITFLYVKALQEGSNPNAERVMFRLYVIVIGIYGGVQLCLSILMCIPAFHLLTNQCDRWPLVRFIMWMQQERYYVGRGMYEKTTDFIKYMLLWVIILGGKFAFAYFLQIKPLVKPTRLIVNMKDLKYSWHDFVSKNNHNALTVLSLWAPVFAIYIVDLHVFYTVVSAIWSLLIGARDRLGEIRSLESLRKLFEQFPGAFMNTLHATPRDRISNQSSTPVVEKDKFDAARFSPFWNEIVASLREEDYITNLESELLQMPKNKGNLPLVQWPLFLLASKIFLAKDIAVERRDSQDELWERISRDDYMKYAVQECYHAIKLILTELLVGEGRTWVERVFEDIQASIANNSIQNDFQLNKLPLVITRVTALTGILKEPETPELEIGAVKAVQDLYDVVHHDILFGDKRGHDETWNILVKARNEGRLFTRLNWPKDPELKSQVKRLHSLLTIKDSASNIPVNLEARRRLQFFTNSLFMAMPNPKPVRQMLSFSVFTPYYSETVLYSMGELLKKNEDGITTLFYLQKIYPDEWKNFLARIGRDENEVDPESFDNPNDILALRFWASYRGQTLARTVRGMMYYRKALMLQTYLERGTYGAAIPCTDATDTRGFDLSPEARAQADLKFTYVVTCQIYGRQREQQKPEASDIALLMQRNEALRVAYIEDIETQKDGKVHKEFYSKLVKADINGKDKEIYSIKLPGDPKLGEGKPENQNHAVIFTRGNAVQTIDMNQDNYFEEALKMRNLLEEFSKDHGIRPPTILGVREHIFTGSVSSLASFMSNQEAIFVTLGQRVLANPLKVRMHYGHPDVFDRVFHLTRGGFSKASRAINISEDIYAGFNTTLRQGNVTHHEYIQVGKGRDVGLNQIALFEGKIAGGNGEQVLSRDVYRLGQLFDFFRMMSFYFTTVGYYFCTMLTVLTVYIFLYGKAYLALSGVSEGMEDRAHITDTAALSAALNKQFLIQNGIFTAMPMILGFILEQGFFRAIVSFITMQLQLCSVYFTFSLGTNTHYFGRTILHGGAKYHATGRGFVVRHIKFSENYRMYSRSHFVKGLEVVLLLVVYMAYGYSSGGSLAYILVTLSNWFMAISWLFAPYLFNPSGFEWQKTVEDFREWTNWLFYRGGVGVKGEESWEAWWDSELAHIKTLEGRIAETILNLRFFIFQYGIVYKLNVQGSNTSLSAYGFSWIVLAGLIVLFKVLTLSQTMTVNFQLLSRFIQGLSFLLTLAGMAVAVAITDLSLPDIFACILAFVPTGWGILSIAAAWKPVIKKLGFWKSICSIARLYDAGMGMLVFIPIAFLSWFPFVSTFQTRLMFNQAFSRGLKVSLILAGNNPNTAL; encoded by the exons ATGGTCCGGGAAATGGATGTGATATTGAGGCATGAGATTGCGCAGCCAGCCAAGAGTTGCGAGTCTAAAGATGGTGTTTCTTTCCTTGATCAAGTTATCTTTCCTCTTTATGAGGTCATGGCCGCG GAAGCTGAAAACAATAACAATGGGCGCGCACCACATTCTTCATGGAGAAACTATGATGATTTTAACGAGTATTTCTG gtCGCTTCGATGCTTTGAACTCAGTTGGCCATGGCATAAAGGCAAATCTTTTTTCCAAAAGCCAACACCAAAGTCAAAG aaTATGCTTGGTAGAAGTCGTCATCAAGGGAAAACTTCATTTGTTGAGCACCGGacttttcttcatctttatcATAGTTTCCATcgtttatggatatttttggttatgatgttCCAG GCTCTGACCATAGTTGCATTTAACAATGGAAACTTTAATATGAAGACCCTGCTGGAAGTTCTGAGTCTTGGTCCAACGTTTGTTGTTATGAAGTTTATTGGGA GTGTTCTAGACATCCTAATGATGTATGGTGCATACTCTACCTCAAGGCGCCTTGCTATTTCTCGAATTTTTCTTCGTTTCCTTTGGTTCAGTATTGCTTCTGCTTCGATAACGTTTCTTTATGT GAAAGCTCTTCAGGAGGGTAGTAACCCAAATGCAGAAAGGGTGATGTTTAGACTATATGTAATCGTGATTGGAATATATGGTGGTGTGCAGCTTTGCCTCAGTATTCTGATGTGTATACCTGCTTTCCATCTTCTAACAAATCAATGTGATCGGTGGCCTCTTGTTCGCTTTATCATGTGGATGCAACAG gaaCGGTACTATGTTGGACGTGGGATGTATGAGAAGACTACTGATTTTATCAA GTACATGCTCTTGTGGGTAATCATTCTGGGTGGAAAATTCGCATTTGCCTATTTTCTTCAG ATCAAGCCTCTTGTTAAACCTACCAGGCTTATTGTGAACATGAAAGATCTAAAATATTCGTGGCATGACTTTGTGTCTAAGA ATAATCATAATGCTTTGACGGTTCTTAGCTTATGGGCCCCAGTGTTTGCt ATTTACATCGTGGACCTTCATGTGTTCTATACCGTTGTATCTGCTATTTGGAGTTTATTAATTGGTGCAAGAGATCGTCTTGGAGAG ATTAGATCATTGGAATCGCTTCGTAAGCTGTTTGAGCAGTTTCCAGGAGCCTTTATGAACACTTTACATGCTACTCCCCGGGACAG GATTTCAAATCAGTCTTCAACTCCG GTTGTTGAAAAAGATAAGTTTGATGCTGCCCGATTTTCTCCCTTCTGGAATGAAATCGTAGCAAGTTTAAGGGAAGAAGATTATATTACAAACTT GGAATCGGAGTTGCTTCAAATGCCTAAAAACAAGGGTAATCTTCCCCTGGTTCAGTGGcccctttttcttcttgcCAGCAAG ATATTTCTAGCAAAGGATATTGCTGTTGAGAGACGGGATTCACAAGACGAGTTGTGGGAGCGTATTTCAAGAGATGACTATATGAAATATGCAGTACAGGAATGTTACCATGCAATTAAGCTCATCTTAACAGAATTACTGGTTGGGGAAGGAAGGACGTG GGTTGAAAGGGTATTTGAAGACATTCAAGCTAGTATAGCAAACAATTCCATTCAAAATGACTTCCAGCTAAATAAGCTACCACTTGTGATTACAAGAGTAACTGCTCTGACGGGTATTCTG AAAGAGCCAGAAACTCCGGAGCTCGAAATAGGTGCTGTTAAGGCTGTTCAAGATTTGTATGATGTTGTGCACCATGATATCCTTTTTGGTGACAAGAG GGGGCATGATGAAACATGGAACATATTGGTAAAAGCTAGAAATGAAGGTCGCCTGTTTACAAGGTTAAATTGGCCCAAAGATCCAGAATTg AAGTCTCAAGTGAAAAGATTACATTCCCTGTTAACCATAAAAGATTCAGCTTCAAATATTCCAGTTAATCTTGAGGCCAGACGTAGACTGCAATTCTTTACAAATTCACTTTTCATGGCTATGCCAAATCCAAAACCTGTTCGTCAGATGCTTTCTTTCAG TGTATTTACTCCATATTATTCTGAGACGGTGCTCTATAGTATGGGGGAACTCCTGAAGAAAAATGAGGATGGCATAACAACTTTGTTTTACTTGCAAAAAATTTATCCAG ATGAATGGAAGAATTTTCTTGCTCGAATTGGCCGAGATGAGAATGAAGTTGACCCAGAATCGTTTGATAATCCTAATGACATCCTTGCACTACGATTTTGGGCCTCTTATCGAGGACAGACATTAGCAAGAACTG TTCGTGGAATGATGTACTATAGGAAAGCTCTTATGCTGCAGACTTATTTAGAAAGAGGAACTTACGGAG CTGCCATTCCTTGTACTGATGCTACTGATACTCGGGGTTTCGATTTATCTCCTGAAGCACGTGCACAGGCAGATCTTAAATTTACGTATGTTGTGACCTGTCAGATATATGGAAGACAAAGAGAACAACAAAAACCTGAGGCTTCTGATATTGCATTGCTTATGCAAAG AAATGAAGCTCTTCGTGTTGCCTACATTGAAGATATTGAAACCCAAAAGGATGGTAAGGTGCACAAAGAATTTTACTCAAAGCTGGTGAAGGCTGATATCAATGGAAAAGATAag GAGATATATTCCATCAAATTGCCTGGAGATCCAAAGTTGGGTGAAGGAAAGCCTGAGAATCAAAATCATGCTGTTATTTTTACTCGTGGAAATGCTGTTCAGACAATTGATATGAATCAG GATAATTACTTTGAAGAAgcattgaaaatgagaaatctTCTTGAGGAATTTAGTAAAGATCATGGTATTCGTCCTCCTACCATACTGGGTGTCAGGGAACATATATTTACGGGCAG TGTTTCATCTCTGGCTTCATTCATGTCAAATCAAGAAGCTATTTTTGTGACTCTTGGTCAGCGTGTTCTGGCAAATCCCTTGAA AGTTCGTATGCATTATGGCCATCCCGATGTTTTTGATAGGGTTTTCCATCTAACACGAGGTGGCTTCAGCAAGGCCTCCCGTGCTATCAACATTAGTGAAGATATCTATGCAG GATTTAATACAACTTTGCGACAAGGAAACGTTACTCATCATGAGTATATTCAG GTCGGTAAAGGACGAGATGTTGGTCTTAATCAGATTGCTCTTTTCGAAGGGAAGATTGCTGGTGGTAATGGAGAACAAGTTCTTAGCCGTGATGTATACAGACTTGGCCAACTGTTTGATTTTTTCCGGATGATGTCATTCTATTTTACGACTGTTGGCTACTACTTTTGTACTATG TTAACGGTGTTGACTGTGTACATTTTTCTCTATGGAAAAGCATATTTG GCACTGTCTGGAGTTAGCGAGGGCATGGAAGATAGAGCCCATATTACAGATACTGCTGCATTGTCAGCTGCTTTGAATAAACAGTTCCTTATCCAAAATGGTATCTTCACTGCAATGCCGATGATCTTGGGATTTATTTTGGAGCAAGGTTTCTTCAGG GCTATTGTCAGCTTTATAACCATGCAGCTTCAGCTTTGTTCTGTCTACTTCACATTCTCTCTTGGCACAAATACTCACTATTTTGGCCGAACAATTCTTCATGGTGGTGCAAAG TATCATGCAACTGGAAGGGGCTTTGTGGTTCGCCATATCAAATTCTCAGAAAATTACAGAATGTACTCTCGCAGCCATTTTGTTAAAGG ATTGGAAGTTGTGCTCCTGTTGGTTGTATACATGGCCTACGGATATAGTTCAGGTGGTTCGTTAGCATACATCCTTGTCACTCTTAGCAATTGGTTCATGGCAATATCGTGGCTTTTTGCTCCCTATTTGTTCAATCCATCGGGGTTTGAATGGCAGAA GACCGTGGAGGACTTCAGAGAATGGACCAATTGGCTTTTTTACCGTGGTGGAGTTGGTGTTAAGGGTGAAGAAAGCTGGGAAGCATGGTGGGACTCAGAACTG GCACATATAAAAACTCTTGAAGGGCGGATAGCAGAGACTATTCTGAAtctaagattttttatttttcaatatggCATTGTTTACAAGCTCAATGTGCAAGGATCAAACACATCATTGTCG GCATATGGGTTCTCCTGGATTGTGTTAGCTGGGCTTATAGTTCTTTTCAAG GTTCTTACCTTGAGCCAGACGATGACCGTCAATTTTCAGCTTTTGTCGCGTTTTATCCAAGGTCTATCTTTCCTTTTGACGCTGGCTGGCATGGCCGTTGCGGTTGCTATTACAGACTTGTCACTGCCTGATATATTCGCTTGCATCTTGGCATTTGTACCTACAGGATGGGGCATTCTTTCT ATTGCAGCAGCTTGGAAACCTGTGATAAAGAAACTGGGATTCTGGAAATCCATCTGCTCAATTGCTCGTCTGTATGATGCCGGGATGGGGATGCTCGTCTTTATCCCCATTGCATTTCTTTCGTGGTTTCCATTTGTATCGACATTCCAAACTCGTCTTATGTTCAACCAGGCTTTCAGTCGAGGGCTCAAGGTCTCCCTAATTCTTGCTGGAAACAATCCCAACACTGCCCTATGA
- the LOC111792959 gene encoding uncharacterized protein LOC111792959, whose amino-acid sequence MEQNATDRKTRRSKIPEMELSFEGLFGLLKLCRFRDGSGKDGRKSLILYFSQFRCYAGFTRVYVYTNTDKKLKNVYCLNQQVKKQIETHSRQGFSNLPICMAKTQYSSHDAAEKGAPSGFKLPIRDVRASIGAGFTYPLVGTMSTMLGLPTRPYALYTIFLFGPVTILSSINYHAQLKTNSNQSHVWIIKVRDSYFYGQGSIYP is encoded by the exons ATGGAGCAAAACGCTACAGATAGAAAGACCAGGAGGAGTAAAATCCCGGAAATGGAATTGAGCTTCGAAGGGCTGTTCGGGTTGCTGAAGCTGTGTAGATTCAGAGATGGGAGCGGGAAAGACGGGAGAAAG TCTTTGATTCTATACTTTTCCCAGTTCCGTTGCTACGCGGGCTTTACTAGAGTTTATGTCTATACAAACACTGATAAGAAACTGAAAAATGTTTACTGTTTGAATCAACAGGTGAAGAAACAGATTGAGACGCACAGTAGGCAAGGATTTTCAAATCTACCAATCTGCATGGCAAAAACACAATACTCCTCACATGACGCTGCAGAGAAGGGAGCGCCGAGCGGATTCAAGTTGCCCATAAGGGACGTGAGGGCTAGCATTGGTGCTGGCTTCACTTACCCTTTGGTGGGAACCATGAGTACAATGCTAGGACTCCCTACAAGACCTTATGCTTTATACactatatttctttttggaCCTGTAACAATTTTGTCTAGTATAAACTATCATGCACAACTCAAGACGAATTCAAATCAAAGTCACGTATGGATAATAAAAGTTCGGGACAGTTACTTTTATGGTCAAGGTTCGATTTATCCCTGA